TCCCTTTTCTGTACTGGGGGGTCATGCtctacaccccaccccactcctgtgTTTGCAAGTCCCCAGAGATGGGGACAGGGACTTCCAAGCTCTCCTCTTTTGTTGTGGCCCCCACAACACTGAGAGGCAGGGGTTGACATCAGCCCCAGTTGCCAGAAGAACAAACTGAGTCTCAAGAGGACTTGTCTGAGGTCCCAAGGAAGCAAGGGGTGGAGGTGAAATTGAACTCGGGTCTTGCCCGGAGACGTTCCCCCATTACAGGGGGTTGAGAGGAGAtccagagagaggcagaaaggggagaatggggaagagGTCAGGCCTCTCTCTGTACACAGCTGCTCCTCACATCCCGGGTCAACGATCCTTGGGGGTGGAGCCCGAGTCCCGGCAATGTCCCTTCTTGGGGACTGGGACCGCACACCCAATTTCGGGGTCCCCGTGAAACGCTgcctgagagacagagacacagacagataCCAGGACACAAAAAGAGGCGGGGCAGGCCGCAGACAGCTAGGGATGTAGGGACAGAGCTGCAGACAGGTAGGGAGACGCATAGAGAGAAGCTGCGTGCCGCCTGGGGTGCAGCCCCCATTCTCCTGTCCTTCTAAGTCCCTAAAACCTCCCCCTCCGCCTCCCGTAGCTCGGTGACCCGGACTCAACCCCAGCgacggccccgcccccagggaaATCCGGGAAAGCCCCACTCTGCTGGGGCCccgccctggggtggggagaagggcgGCAGGGGCGGGGACCCGCAGAGGCCGgcctccgcccctccccccagctccagccTGCCTCTGAGTCACGTCCCCCAACCCGCCCAGCTAGTTCCTCACCCATCAACCCCGCCCGGCCCGGGAGGGGGCCttgagggggaaggggaggccagattccccacccccacccccttgccctgGACTTTGGTCGCTCCAAGTCTGGTCGGCGTCTGCGTCTCTTGttatctctctgtgtctcttttcctTGCTCTCTCACGGTCTCTATGCCTCTGTCGCCACGtctttttttctgtgcattttcaGGATTCACGGCGCCCGGGGGCACGGGCTGGGTGCAGAGACCTCGCGGGGAGAGGCATATTCAACGTTTCTCTGCAACCCCCACCGCATTCTACCCACCCTCTGAGAAGTTCGGACCCGCGGCTGGGGAGGCACACGGggcaggcggggcgggggggcagggcgGGCGGAGGGGTAGTGCCTGGCGCCTGTCAGGACAGCCCGGGCCCTGGGTGCGTCTTTTCGCTCCCACAAAGGAGGAAacggctcagagaggggaagtgcgTGGTCAAGGTCACCTGGCGAGGAAGTGGGAGTCGGGACTCGAACCCGCACCCTAGCGACCCCAGGGAGTCATGAAATTGTTCCCCTTGGGGAGAGACTGAGAAGCAGACAGCACTGGACAGGCAACATGATGGTGGCAGATGAAAAGAGACAGTAGAGACAGTGAGGACAGATAGAGACAGGGGGTAGAGATTAGACAAACGGAGCGAGAAACTCAGACACCTATCCAGACGAGAGAGCCCCAAGAGAGGCAGAGTTGCAGAGActgagagatagagatagagacacATAACCTGAAAGACAAAAACACAGACGGCGGCTGATAGAGGCCTGCAGTCGCCGGGGAGGGGACCCCCCCCCCCGGCCCGACCCcgcctctctcccacccccaccgcaCTCCCAGCCGAGGCTCAGTCACCCTGGGCACCGCGGAGCCAAGAGGGGCGGGCGCGGGGCGCGGCTCGGGCGGGGCGCACGGCGGGCTGATCCTCGGGGCGACGGGAGCGGCATTGGGTCCAGGAAACCCCTGGAGCGGATGGGTGGCCCCGGGGGGGCCGGGGGCGTGGAGGCGGGCGGCCGGCACCGCCCCGACCGACAAAAGTCCCTTCAGTTCAGCCAGCGGCAGAGGGGAAGTCCCGGCGCCTGGCTCAACCTCCCTCGGTGCTGCCGAGCCGAACTGCGCTCCGGCCGCCCTCTCGGCCGCCGTCCCAGGCGGCCCCATGCCCCGATGCCCCACGGGGGCCATGGACGAGGGGCCCGTGGACCTGCGCACCCGGCCCAAGGCCGCCAGACTCCCCGGCGTCCCGCTGCCGCTCCGCAAGCGCCCGCTGCGCGCGCCCTCCCCGGAACCTGCGGTCCCCCGCTGTACTGCGGGCCCCTTTGTCACCCCGGATCCCCTGCTTGGCGGTTCCAACACGCCGGCGGTCCCCGCGCCCCCTCACGGCCTGGCCCGGCCAGAAGCCCTCTACTACCAGGGTGAGTGTCTCTCTCTGGTCAAGGTCGGGTTGGGGGCCAGACAGGGCACGGGGTCACCAGAGCCAGGGTGCAGAGCTCAGAGACAATTGTAGGGagctgggggagcagaggggacagaAGGACAGAAGCCAAAGTCGCAAAACACACATAGGGGACTCCTGGGAAGGGGGGGGCATGCCCTGAGTTCCCAGGGATATAGGTATGGGAACATCAGGGAGCAGCGCCTTGGGACAGACATATGGGGGTCCTAGGAAGCTGGGTGTCAGGGGCCCCTGAGACCCAGAGCCTCGAGTCCAAATGCCACAGATATGGGGACCCAAGGGACGGTGCCCATCAGTACAGATCTGAGGTGTCAGAGGATCACGAAGGCAGAGCCTGAAGTCTCAGGAACACAGAATTACATACTCTTTTAAAGAAGCCGGGTAACTAGGCTTCTGAGGCGTCAGTGCTCTGCCCAAGAAACTGAGGTACTTGGTATCCAGATTTGTGGGGTCAACAGAAGTCAAAGGGGTAGAGGCTGAGTTCTAAGGATATTAGGAGTCCCAGGACATCAATATCTCAGAAACCAAGACATCAGGGGACTCTGGGAATTAGGAGCACAGAGTTGGAGTTCTGAGCACCCCAATGTCCAGGACCACAGGGGCCCAAGGAAACACCCAGACCCTGGAGGTCCTGACAAGCCAGCAGCAGAGAGATCCAGGCTTCTGGGTGCCCAGTTGTGTGTGTTTAACAGAGACCAGGGGTTCACCTGGGGTCACACGGCTGGGTGGTGGTATTGAGGGCCAGAAGAGGGCTTGGGGACTGAGGATTCTAATAATAGGGGACAGGACTGGGGAAATCTGGGACTCAAGAAGTTAggatcaggccctggctggtgtggctcagtggactgagcaccagcctgcaaatcaaaaggtcgctggttcgattcccagtcagggtacataacTGGGttgacgcatgagaggcaaccacacattgatgttgctgttcccccttcccctctgcctaaaaataaataagtaaaatcatttttaaaaaaaagaagttcgaGCCATGATAAAAGATTCTGGGGTCTTCAGGCAGAAGTCCTCGGGGCCACCAAGGCCTGGTATTGGAGATACTTGGACCAGGAAACGTGGGGGCATTAAGGAATGGGGGCCCTCAGGAGGCGACAGATAAGGCCAAATACCCTTCTTCccatctgtctccctccctgaTGTCCAGGAAGGGCCATCCCCTGCCACAGCTGTGCCCACCTTCCCATCCCCGAGTGGCCCCCGAAGGGACAGAGCCCTGCCTAGGGCCTCCAGGCCTTTCCCAGTTTGGGCACCTTCCACCTCATCGGGGTCCAGCCTCAAGCTGTGGAGGCTGTGCAGGCAGGGGCCCTGACACTGTCCCCCCTTTCCCGTTCCCCAGGTGAGGACCCAGGCCTCGGCTTTCCCCATCTGTGTGCTGGGTAGACATAGATCTTCTGCTGCCAGGGCCCCACCTCCCTTTGAACAGGTGATCCGAACAGGCTTCCAGCACAACTGCCTCTCACCTGCCGACCCGCCACCCCTCTTTCCAAACGTTCTAGCCATCCACCCAACACCCCACACTTCATCCCTGACCTCACCTCCCTAAGCCAcacattcactcagcaaacagaCCCCGAGGTCCCTCTGCTGGCTGACGATGGGGTTCAGTCCTTAAGGGACTCTTTGCCTAGCAGGAGAAAGGGGTCCAACACTTGAAAAGATGAGTGAAAATGACAGTGACCAGGCCTGGGGGACACAAACTCATGGGTGGGGGCCAGGAGTTGTGGGAGCCCAGAAGTGGGACGTGGGAATGGCGGCCTGGAAGCGGGGACGGAGTTGAGGGCCTGTGGGCTTGGCCTCACCCATGTCCTTCCTCTGCCCAGGACCTTTACTGCCCTTGTACCCTACCCCAACCATGGgctccccctttcctctgctgAGCCTGCCTCCGCCCCTCTACCCCATGGTCTACTCAATGGAACACCCCCTGTCAGCCGACATCGCCATGGCCACCCATGCGGATGAGGATGGAGACACGTGAGTAATAGTCCCCCATGAACGGGGGGTGCCAGTGGGAATGGGGAGGCCAGGCCAGACGTCCACCAACCTCTCCCACCAGGGCACAGGGGCGCTCAGCTTGGCCTTTCTAGTCAGCTCCACCACTGGCTGTGTGTCTTTGAGCAAGGCCcattccctctctgagcctcagtttccccttctgaaaAATGGGTGCCCTCCCAGGACTGTTGCGCTCCAAAAACGAGGAAGACATTTCATTGATTATTACACGAATTATGCATGTTAAGCTCCTAGTACTGAGCCTGGTACATTGTGAGTGCTCAGTAGctattaattaatattattatggttattattttatattaaaccCAGCACAAACACACGCATATAAACCTGAAATAAAAATCGCACCAAACAAAATATACTCACTCTCCCTACATGGGATCTACTTTACTGTTTTCTATTCTAGAGTATTCCATTGTTCGTGGTCATAACCCACTAAATTAATTTGACAATCCCTTAAGTTGTTTTCACAAATCCCGTGGTTTTATCACCTGCAGTTTGAAGAACATATTCTTGAGAGATCCCACAGGGGAGGGTTTAGCCCTCTGCCTAGCACAGAGCAGCCACTCAGCATACTTGGCCATCATGCTTACAATTTTACCTACCTCAGTTTGAATCTCAGCTGGCCGCTTTCTcacccctctctgcctcagtttccctctgtaAAAGACAACAACCGGGAACCATAAGTGAGCAGGGGTCTCTGAGGCGGAAATGAGGTGATTTCTCTAAAGCGTGTCTGGGGGAATTGGTTTGGGGACTGCGAACCACAGGGAGGGACTGAATTGGCCTATCTCCACAGGGAAGGGGTTGGGTGGTGGGAGAGACCCCACTCCTGCTTCACTGCTGGTCGTGAAGGTGACTTCACACcccggagcctcagtttccccatcggGAAATTTACAGCTCAGAATAGCGTCTCTCACAGCAAGGGTTCAGGGCAGCGATAAAGCGCATGGAACGAGGCCcggtgcatagtaggtgctcaatacacgGGGGTGGATGTAGTTGGAATAGAGCTCCCTCGCTGGTTGTGGGCCACGGTGTGCACCCAAGCAGGAGAAAGTGTCTGAGATAAAGGGCTGGATGAAGCTAGTTTCCTCCCCCTCTGGCTACCTCTGGGGTCCTCGGTGAAACATTTCTTGTGTATCTGCCCCCAGGGGTGAGTTGTTTGTAACCTGTGAAAGCAGGGTGCAGGAGAACctacccccgtgccccacccgcCCTCCCCCGCTGTCTCCATCTCCCGcctcttccccccctctcccccaaagcaAACACTTCTGCCTCAGCTGCTCGTCCGGGGAAATCCCTTCCCGCAGACCTTAACCGCAGCCCAgctgctctgcctcccccacGTCAGCACCCGTCACTCACTCGCAGCCTCCCCCTCCCGGCTCTCCCTCTAACCTTAACCCCTTCCGCTGGGGCTGAGGCTTTACCGGAATGGGCAGCTGGCGGagcttgggggcgggggagaggaggACGCGCTAAGTCTGGGCCCCCAAAGCTGCAAAGCCTGTTTGGGAGGCTAGACTTCTAGGGACTGAAGGGAGCAAGAATCTCAGGGTGTCTGGACCCCCAAGCCAGAAATCTGGGTCTCCaagagttggggggagggggaatctGAGAGTCCCGAGAGCAGAGTTTGAGGCACTGATCTCTGAGGTGTAGGGAACAGGGTGCAGGGCAGCTTGGAGATCTAGAAGTGAGAGTGACTGGAAAGTCCGTACCAGCCAAGAGGTAGGGTCCCCAGAGACGCTGGAGGCGGATGCTGGGATATGAGGGACAAGGAGCCACTTGGAGTCTGCGCCCTGAAGGGTGGAGTTCCAGGGGGGGCCCAGTCTGGAAGCCTTGGGGTTTTTCTCCCCAGAAAAGTGAGGTCGTTTTCAGTTGgactccccttcctccacccccttgGAGGATGGAAGTCGGGGTGCCGGGGGTGGCCGGGGTAGATCCCCGGCGGGACAGGCTTCCCTCCCCCGGGAGCAGGAAGCGGAGCCCCGCCCCGCAGACCTGTTACTGGAAGTCCGAGGGCAGGGCCGCCCCTCCCGTCCCCACTTCctccagccccgccccaccccctgcggCCCGCGCGTTTATGGGAACTCAGGCCTGGACGGTTTCTCTGAAATCAGTCGCTCCCTCTGCCCTCACTTAACCCCGCTCGTCCGTGGAGGTACTCAGGCGGCGTCCTGAGAGATGAGAGAGGGAAGAGACCCTTTTCAGGGTTCCAGGTCCGGCCCCttgagcaacatttttttttttaattggactttCCAGCATCAGGATCCAGGCTCAGCTTTTCACCTGCATAGTCTCCTCCTGGGAGGGGGCCTATACTTCGTGGaagagaaaaccgaggctcagaagGGCCACGTGACTTTGCCCTAGGCACACAACTAGGGAGGACTGACAACCCAGTCCGAAACCCTGAACTCCttagcagcccctccccccaaagccCCGGGGCTGCAGAATTTCTCCATCCAAGCGGAGCACCTAGGGTACTTGTTTGAAACGGTGGGTCCAGGATGCACATTCCACAGTCGCCAGGCCCTGGTCCCTTATACACAGTGGTGGGTGAGAAAGCAGTTGATCTAGTAAATGGACTTGGAGGAAAGGTCATCACGGGCTGTGCACTTGCACTCAGCCTTGGGCCCTCAGTGCTAATGTCCCCAGGCCCTAAGCAAATAGGCCTCGGCCCACGCACAGTCGCTGCAGATTGCCCTTCGCTTGAAACGGCTGTTCCAGGTGGAGGGCCCTGGGAAGCTGGCAGGAAGTTTAcgctctgggcagagggagaagtcaAGCAGCTGTGTAGTCTCACGGGGTCTCAGCCTTCCTACAGGGCATATTGCAGCTGGGGCGGCCTTTGCAGTTGAGCCAGAAGGCTGGGCCCTCTCTGCCGGACACTGTCAGCCGCTGAATGGTGGCTGCTCCCCTCATGCCCTGGGCAAATAGTGCTTTTCAGCAGAGGGTCATTCCCAGAGAATGCTGAGAGCTGACAACCTTCCCAGAagctggggaagaaggggggatCTGGGTCGCACAGCCCAAACTCCAGAACAGTGACCTCATCCCAGCCTATGCGGCCCTCCCTTGTGGGCAAAAATTCCTCCGTGGATGAGGAGATACTCTTGCAGCTGAATGTGATGGAGGGTCACGACTGATGGAGACCTTAATGGCATCTAGTTTATTCCCCcactcatttcacagatgagaaaacggtGGCCCaaaaaggagggggtggggaacatGGTCACCGGCTTCAGGAATGACCGGGGGTCGCCGAGATGCATTCATCGATCCAGCAGCACATGTTGAGAGCCCATGCTCAGCACCGTGCATGTCCTAGCCACTGAGCAGTGACCAAAGCAGACAAAACGCCCTGCCCTGGTGGACTTGACCTTCTAGCAGGGGGGATTCCGACAGGAAACAAGTCAATTGTATGTTAggcaatgatgtggagaaaaatgaagcagggtGAGAGGGAAGAGGAATACTCTGCTGCCATGCCATTTAAGCAGAGGCCCCGCAGGTATCGGGTggaagagtgttccaggcagagggaacagccagtgcaaaagCCCTGGGAGGAAAGCATGCTTGTTATGTTTGAgtaacagcaaggaggccagtgttcAGAGCAGAGTAGATGAAGATGAGGTCAAAGGGATTGAAGAGGGAAGAGGCAAGCTCACCTAGGGCCTGTGGGTTGTGTGAAGACTTGGCTCTGAGCAGAAGAGGGGGACATGACCTAACTTAGGGTCTAACAGGGTCCCTCTGGCTGCTACGCCGGGAGACACACAGTAGGACCACAGTGGAATCAGGGAAGCCATTGAGTACAGGGGACGGTCCAGGAGGAAGATGATGGTGGCTGAGTGGGgatggagggagtgggggtgggagaagtgaTTCGAATCTGGAGATACTTCCCAAGTATCTGGCACATATTGAGGTTGTTAAGGGTGTGGGGGTGAGAGCTTACCAGGCCCTGACGACTGTGACCCTCACCCCCAGGCCACTCCACATTGCGGTGGTGCAGTGTAATCTGCCAGCCGTGCATCGGCTCATCAACCTCTTCCAGCATGGGGGCCGGGAGCTGGATATCTACAACAACCTCCGGCAGGtaaggctgggggcctggggactCAGACTTCTAGAGAAGAAGGGCTCTTAAATCTGAGGGAGGAGGTGCTCCAGATTTCTGGTTCCTAAGTAAGATTGGAgctgggggtcagggctgggaaattcggagggaggcaggactgggctgcagcGGGGACACGGGTCCCTCACAGTCTCTGTTCCCCAGACACCGCTACACCTGGCTGTGATCACCACTTTGCCGTCTGTGGTCCGCCTACTGGTGATGGCTGGTGCCAGCCCCATGGCACTGGACCGTCATGGCCAGACGGCAGCCCACCTGGCATGTGAGCACCGCAGCCCGACCTGCCTGCGGGCCCTGCTGGACAGCGCGGCCCCGGGCACGGTGGACCTGGAGGCCCGCAATTATGACGGTGAGTACTGACCCGGGCGCAGAGTGGGGTTGTCTGGCAGGGCCTGGCGCCTTATCGGGCTGCAAAGTCCCGGGCCCATATTTGACTGAGTATCCGTCTCCTTCAGGGCTCACTGCCCTGCACGTGGCCGTAAACACCGAATGCCACGAAGCAGTGCTGCTCTTGCTGGAGCGCGGTGCAGACATCGATGCAGTGGTGAGCGCGAGAGCGAGGGCCAGTGTGGGGCCGAGAGGGGCGGGGCCCAAAGGGGGCGGGGCTGGCGTGGGAGAGCGGCTGCCAGGGTGGGTGCGGCCCGAGGTCTCCAACACGACTGAGACTCTGGGCCCAGCGTCAGGATGCAGACGGTCAGCTGTTTGGTCATAGCTTGGAGAGACTCAAGGACCTTCCCCCCCTGCCGCAGGACATTAAGAGCGGCCGCTCCCCACTCATCCACGCCGTGGAAAACAACAGCCTGAGCATGGTGCAGCTGCTGCTCCAGGTGGGTACGGCCCTGCCCTTGGCCTTTCGCCCACCCTTTCCTCTGGCACCAACTCATCATCGCCCCCGTCCTTCCAGCTCTGACCCTTCCTTGTAGGCCTCATTATGGCAACCCTAAGACCTTCCCCTCTAGGCTGTGAACTTACTATCCTGGGCCCTCTCCTgtcactcccccgcccccccccccccaacggTCCAGGCCCAGTCCAGCGAGAGCCTTGCTGAACCCTGCCTTCCGGCTTTGGCCCTGTCCCCGCGCTGCCCTTCCGCCCAGTCTCGACCCTgaacccttcccttctctgactCCGCCCCTGCTTCGGCCGAACCGCGGAGACCAGCTCTGGCTGATTCGGCGCTGCACGCCCAAGCCCGCGCTGACCCGCCTTGGGTTCGAGCTTCCACCCTTCTCCATCACCCCGCCCGCCACCCGGTCCTGCCCCAGGTTCTGGACCtctcccggccccgcccctccctaGGCCCCGCCCCCATCACCCCACACCAGGCCCGGGTCCCAGCCGGCGGTGGTGGTCCTGACGCGCCCCTCCAACCCCGCAGCACGGCGCCAACGTGAACGCTCAGATGTATTCTGGCAGCTCGGCGCTGCACTCGGCGTCGGGCCGCGGGCTCCTCCCGCTGGTGCGCACGCTGGTCCGCAGCGGCGCGGACAGCGGCCTCAAGAACTGTCACAACGACACCCCACTCATGGTGGCGCGCAGCCGCCGGGTGAGTGTGTgcgcgggtgggggtggggggctgggggaaggctgTTCCCGAGCGCCAGGGAGCAGCCGTGTGCGTGTGCGTCTGTGCCAGTGCGTGGACGGGAGCGGGTGAGTGCGTGGGTATGAGGTCCAGCAGGGAGGCGAGACTGAGGCATGAAGAAAGACAGCGAGTGCCACCTTCACGTACTGAGAAAGAGGCGGCGCTCGCTGACAGGCCCCATAAGGGAGCCGAGatggaggagggagtggcctGGTGGTGATCCCCCCACGTCCCTGCAGGTCATCGACATCTTGAGGGGGAAGGCCACGCGGCCTGCTCCTGCATCACAGCCAGAACCCTCCCCCGACCGGAGCGCCACCACCTCCCCTGAAAGCGGCAGCCGCCTCAGCTCCAATGGTGAGAAACCGGCTCCCAACCTCCAGCCCCTGAGCTCTCTCCTCCCTCAGAACCGCCCAGGAGTTGGGGCCCACGGCCCCCTTCTCTGTGGATGTAGCCCCTCACTACCCTCACCCTGCTCTCTTCTTTCCACAGGTCTTCTCTCTGCATCACCATCCTCCTCGCCCTCCCAGTCCCCCCCCAAGGACCCCACCGGATTTCCCATGGCTCCcctcaatttcttccttccttcctcatctccacctgccttcctgccctttgCCGGGGTCCTCCAAGCTCCTGGCCATCCGgtgcccccttccccagctccaggAGGCAGCTGAGAGGGATGGGGGGGCAGATCTTGGACTCATGAGGAGGGACCTCCCTGCCCTGTGGAGTCACCCCTCCTGGAAACTGTGAAGATCTCACTCTGCCCCCCCCAAGTCTTCGGAACCAGGATTTGCACAGAGGCACATGTATTTACCCCTCTTCTGAACACAGATATTCCCCATCTGGTCCCCCGCCCAGGACTCTTCCCCTCATTATTCTCAGGCACCAGTCTCCTGTCTGGAATTCCACCCGAACGTgtatttccttctcctcttccagaGCGGGTGGAACCGGGCAACAGccgctcccctctgccctccgcCCATGACGAGGGACAGACGGGCTGTAGCCAGTCACTTAAGACAATGTAAATTATTAGGCATTTTTGTTAGATTTCTTTTGTAATAAACTATTTTTGTACCATATCCCCGGCTTGGCTGGACCTCTTTCATGAGGCGGTCCAGAGGACGTGTTTTTATGCTGTATCCAGCTAGCTCCCTGAGTGAGTGGCCCGTGAGTCTCCGACTGACGATGACATGTGTAGGTGACTCTGAGACTTCCGGTGTGTTTGAGTGTTCTGTCATTGTGTCACTGTGCTGTTGTTTCTGGAGATGACATAAATGTGACATCTTTCCAGGGGACCCTGTTAGATTCCATAGTGaccctggggtgtgtgtgtgtgtgtgaggtgtgcGACAGCTGACTGTTTTGTGTCTCTGCTTGTCGCTGGCTCTCCATACGTGGGCATTTGTGGGACCTGCGGTCATCATGTGATTGTTTCTGGGTGACTGTCCCAGTGGATGTGTCACAATTTACTCAGTGGCTCCAGGCCTCCCTGATGCACAATGTCTGTGTCTGGACTCGGGACACATCTCCTGTGAACCGATTGGGATTGCATTCACTTCCTGTTGCCACTGCAACAGAGCGCCACAAATTCAGTGGCTGAAAACAGCGCAAACTGATTCTCTCGCACTTCTGGAGGTCAAAAGTGCAAAATCAGCATCACTGGCCCAAAGTCAAGGTAATGGCAGGGCCGGTGCCTTcaggaggctctaggggagaattccTTCCCTAGCATTCTCCAGCTTAAGAGGATGCCTGTATTCCTTGgttcatggccccttcctcctgTCTGCAGCCTCCGGCTTCCATCTGGACATCTCCTGCTCTGATCTGCCCCCTCGTGGAGGaccctgtgattacattgggcccacccacGAGAATCTCCCCATCACCAGATCCTTAACCTCATTAAGTCTGTAAAGTCCCTTTGCCTTGTAAAGTGACGTCACACATTCCAGGGATGAGGACGAGGAGATCACATCCTTGGGAGTCTTTCTTCAGCTGAACCCAGGCTTCAATCAGAGAACCAACATCCCGGGGAGGACAGAATGTGGATAAGAGATTTGCTACAGGGATTGACCTTCAGGAAGGGAAGACAGATGTGCATTGGTGACAGTAAGGACCGGCtggaaccccccaccccaaggaagGACTGGAAGTCCACCAGTCCCCACTGCCCCAGCCTTGAGGGTTGTCCTTCAGGAGAAGCTGGTGACCTTGGTCCCATTGCATTGGTGACCATGTGGTCCTGTGTTTCTGAGTGACGgtgggtcttgttttgttttttcagtctggggcctccctgggcccctgtgTCTTCATAGGTCTTGGCACTTGTGACCATTTCTGCTGCCACGACCCCTACCCCATGCTGCCTCTGTGCGGCCAACATCTTCCTGGAAGGCGCTGTTGAGTTCCATGAATGGCTGGgggtgtgggtgtgcatgtgaaCACATGTACACACGTCCATGCAACCCACTTCTGGGCCAGCTCTGACTGGGTCACCTGTCCTCGCCCGGGCCTCCTGACCTAAGTGGCCCCGCGCCTTTGTGCCCGTTGGTGATACTGTGCCTGTGTTTCTGAACCCGTCTCAGGACTGTGGCGCCCCTAGAGCTGCGCAGCCTGGAAGGTACGCTGGTTTCCTGTGGCTGCAGTAACCCGCGCCCACaagctcagtggcttaaaacagaaatttcttgtctcacagttctggaggccagaagtcaaaAACCAAGGTGTGGGTAGGGTCAAACTCTCTCCTAAGGCTCTGGGAAGGATCCTTCCTCGCCTCCTCTGGCCTGTGGCTGCGCCACCCCAATGTCTGTCTCCGCCTTCCCACGGCCTTTTCTGCTCTTCCGTCTCTtggttaagattttatttttttaatttatttttagacagagggaaagggagagagaagagagggggagaaacatcaatgtgtggttccctctcatgtgccccccaccagggacctggccctcaactcaggcctgtgtcctgactgggaatggaaccagtgatcCTTGggtctgcaggccggcactcagtccactgagccgcaccagccagggctcctcttcTGGATCTTATCTTACAGAGACACTCCTCTTTGGATTTAGGGTTTATCTAAGTAattcaggatgatctcatctcaacATCCGtatcttaattacatct
The sequence above is drawn from the Desmodus rotundus isolate HL8 chromosome 12, HLdesRot8A.1, whole genome shotgun sequence genome and encodes:
- the BCL3 gene encoding B-cell lymphoma 3 protein — translated: MPRCPTGAMDEGPVDLRTRPKAARLPGVPLPLRKRPLRAPSPEPAVPRCTAGPFVTPDPLLGGSNTPAVPAPPHGLARPEALYYQGPLLPLYPTPTMGSPFPLLSLPPPLYPMVYSMEHPLSADIAMATHADEDGDTPLHIAVVQCNLPAVHRLINLFQHGGRELDIYNNLRQTPLHLAVITTLPSVVRLLVMAGASPMALDRHGQTAAHLACEHRSPTCLRALLDSAAPGTVDLEARNYDGLTALHVAVNTECHEAVLLLLERGADIDAVDIKSGRSPLIHAVENNSLSMVQLLLQHGANVNAQMYSGSSALHSASGRGLLPLVRTLVRSGADSGLKNCHNDTPLMVARSRRVIDILRGKATRPAPASQPEPSPDRSATTSPESGSRLSSNGLLSASPSSSPSQSPPKDPTGFPMAPLNFFLPSSSPPAFLPFAGVLQAPGHPVPPSPAPGGS